The following nucleotide sequence is from Mangifera indica cultivar Alphonso chromosome 1, CATAS_Mindica_2.1, whole genome shotgun sequence.
ATAAACACTCCACACGGTAACATTTCTAAGAGACATGTACAGACGGTTACCTCGCGTTATTGTCTCAGGAAACAAACAGAAAACAAGGGCACTAATCGTTGAGAACCCTAGGATTGAAAACAATGAGAAAGAGTGAGTGAGGTTGaagaaggaagaggaagaggaagaggaaaagaaagagaacgaAGGTGATGAGATGTTTATATAAATCACGTCacttgaagaaagaagaagctGAGGTGGCTGAATGTGGGCCCTTGGATGAAGAGAAGTTGGTGTTACAAAGGGACTATATGGAAATTTACAAGGAAAACTAAGGGGTCTGGCTTTATTTGGTAATTTACAAGTGTTTTGATTTGCTAGAGATTTGCTCCCactagggtttttttaataatttttttattgaaaaagaaaataaatattttaaatatataatatattattaaatggcttgtttatattaagaaattatttaaatttaatttaatgcacTGTATATTCCGTCGTGCACGTCTAGCCAAATTAGTGGataatttttacaattacatTATAACAAATTAACAAGATAAGAGATAATCATAGGACTGCCATTAAAATCACCAAAAACAGAGACTGTATCAGAGAGTTGAAAGAATATGTTACCAACAAGAATAATACTACATTTTTCAGTATAATTATACGccataatatgattaaatgaattaatattaaaaaaatattttaataattgcaCATTAAACAACAGTGAATGATATTGTAACACAAGAACATTGTTGTAGTATTATTTGTTTAGAGTAATTCACTCacttttgagtatttaattaggtatttaaataataacacCTTACTTTTAATTACCTACTTGGGTATTTCAGATAATgttataatttgattgagtatttctttattctaaatttaaaatcccCAAATCACATGAAAAATACgtaattgaatactcaaaactgaacgcatatagttttattggttcTAAAATAAGATTCTGCCCTGAAAATTTAAGATAGTAGTTTCCAGAAAAGACTAATTGAACTGTTACAGCAACGAAATTAACAGCATTAAACCATAATTCTCAAGAAGAACAATGGGAAAGCAGGCTCGGAACCAAGTCATATTGCAAAGAGGAAATGAATTAAAAGCTTTTCCATCACAACAATCATCAATTTTTACAATGATGTGACGTTGGTTGGATACAGAGtgtctttgttttgtttgacaTTACATATGTAACAAGTTTTAAACGcaacaaaaacatgaataacTAAGAATATAGCATTTCCAGCTTTAAATTTACCTAGCAAACTGGCTTTAGAAATCTAGACTTCTTCTGAGATCCACATTGTAGTTTTGAGGTCATCTCTGTGACTTTGAAGACAAATATTCTGTAGGTTGCCTTTCTTCTGTCGATCCAGTGCTTCTGGGTTGTATGAATCAGCTTTTGGAATGGTGCTTTTTATTCACTCATCTCCTATGAACTAGCTATGTTCATAACTGCAGCTTCTTGTGCATCAACTTTCTTTCCCTTAGTTCCCatttttttggtcttttgttTTTGCGATGGAGCTGAACTGCTTTCAGAAATATCAATAGGTTTTTGGTTCTTCTTAATGATTTTCATTGCCAATGCTTTCAATGGTACTGAAATGTCTAGAGGCAAAAGCACCTCTTCCAATTCAGCCCAGTCAAGATCTTCAGAATCACCATCTTCATACACCACCCTGTACCAACCACTTTCCTTATCAAACTGGATCACAGTACCAGAATAATATTGCTCCCCGAACAGCTTTCGAACTTCCCTCCCTTCCAACCATTCACCGAAACCTGCATCTCCTGGTGATTTTGTGTCACTCACCACATCAGGAAAAACACACACATTTTCGCCTGGGGATATCTCAGGCACTCCATTGATAACCACAGCAGGCTCTCCTGGTAACTCAAAAACCTCTGTCATAGAAACCTCAGATTCCATCTCTTCGCAAGTGTTCTCCATTTCTAGAATTCTTTCACACAAACCTTGTAAGGAGAATTCAACAATCTGAAAAGTAGAAACGATTCACAATTTAATCATATCAAGGCACAATTCATCTAAGCCAAACCATACCCAAGCTCATCTAGGCCAAACAACATTACAATTAACATATTGCCGCAAGCCATCATCCAAAAGTAAATTGACCCATAATTTAACAACAATGCAGCATACAAAATTGTTACAGCATTCTGATGCCACCTGAACTAAGAAGAGTacagaaacaagaagaagaaaaagagaacgCAGAAATGGAGATCAGAGAAAATTAGAACTAGAAAAGAAAGACAAGGAGAATATTGAAATTCATTCCTTTTGCATAACTGTCAAAATGAAAGTCCCCGCCCTTATACAAAAATCGAATCTCCTCTTCCACGTCACTCTTGTATTAACAAGTTAACTAATtaaacaatttgaaattaaattgaatgaacTCTTGAAACGGTGTCGTCTCCTCATTAAACCCAAAACGCAGCGTTCCTTCTCTTCTCCCCTGATTTGACATCGTATTCTTTTCAATGGTTCAAATTGTATCACATTATTCGACCCCTCAAATCAGGAAACAAACATGTTGATAGTCTATCCAAAAGAGGTCCTTTGCAATTCTGAATTATTCACTACCCAcattattgagtataaacaaaATTGCACAAAGAAAATCAGCCAATGACCTCGTCAGATAATCAATGTTGGATGCTCAAGatgcataaatataaaaataaataaaaaatccttAATGCCAGAACATATATTCAATTTCACAGTCTTTTAAGTTTAGATATTAAAaagaattcaattcaatcaagttttctttctttccgaGATTCGTCTCATAATAATCAAATCTTGTTTCCATTTTCAACAAAACGAAGCTAAGGAAGACCAAAAATGGACATACAAAAAGATAATTCTAACAAAAACAATGAGCCATTCATATTCTTATTAAATTCTTAACAAGAGGAGCATCAAATGTAACTTCAAAAAGATAATGTAAAAGGCGCCTTTACCCTGATTATATTTACAGTAGATATAGAAAGGATCAACGTCAACGAAACCGTTACCTCCGTTCTTTCAGAGAATTCTTGCTCACGTACAACAACAAAACCCTACCCGTTTCAGGCACCCGACTGAAGCAGAACAAGACTCGAACACAAATCTCGGTGAAACGACATCGTCCCCCCACTTGAAACCAAATATTAGACTTGGTAAATATGcttacaaaacgacgtcgttaaCTCGCCCACgcacacaaaaataaaataaaaaccaacacaaaattaaaaagtccAGCGATCAACCGGATGAAGCGCACGAAGccattattctaaaaaattcagACATTGCCCGCCATCAACGGCCACATCTAACGGGCCTTGCAAACCCTCTACTATGGCGAGTACGGGAATCTCATCTAACACTTCACCGACCACCACCTTCCTCGCCAGGCCAAGCAGCTCCACGGGAGGCTTATTCTCTTCTCCGTTGCTCCAGAAAACTTCCTTGCTtcaaaactcataaatttttactaaaaatctaataatctctTCCAAGCTCACTTCTTGTTCGATAAAATTCCCAGCAAAACTGTCTTCTCTTATAACGCCATGCTTATTGCTTACTCCGTTCACAATAGATATACCGATACATTGTAGTTGTTTTCGCCTTTGTTGTTATCTTATTCCGTGAATTTGAAGCCTGATAATTTTACAATCTCGTGTGTTTTAAAGGCGTTGTCTGGTTTGTTTTGAGTCAAGATTGGCTAAGGAGGTTCATGCTTATGTTTTGAGATGTGGGTTTGATTCCGGCGTTTTTATTATCAACGGTTTGGTTACTTTTTATTCGATATGTGATGATAATGCTTCAATGAGGGCGATGTTTAATAGAATGTCAGAGAGTGATACTGTGACATGGAATTTGATGATTGCCGGGTATTCACAGGGAGGGTTTTATGAAGGGTGTAAGGGATTATATAGAGAGATGTTGAATAATTCTGTGTTGAGATCAGATGGAGTGGTAGCAGTCAGTGTTTTGCAGGCATGTGGGCAGTCAGATGATCTTGTTTTGGGAATGGAAATTTATAAGTTTGTAATTGAGTGTCAAATTAAAGTGGATATTTGGCTTTGTAATGCTTTGATTGGAATGTATGTAGTTGGAGTAGTTTGGATTATGCAAGAGCATTATTATAGGAGATGGTGAGAAGGAAGTTTTGCATAGTGCGATTATATCTTTATACATTGTTCATGGGTTTGTTGACAAAACTGTGAATCTGTTTTGACTATCGAGAAATAACATTCAGGAAGAAGTAGGTGGAA
It contains:
- the LOC123194567 gene encoding dirigent protein 17-like, which codes for MENTCEEMESEVSMTEVFELPGEPAVVINGVPEISPGENVCVFPDVVSDTKSPGDAGFGEWLEGREVRKLFGEQYYSGTVIQFDKESGWYRVVYEDGDSEDLDWAELEEVLLPLDISVPLKALAMKIIKKNQKPIDISESSSAPSQKQKTKKMGTKGKKVDAQEAAVMNIASS